The genomic segment AGGAGAGGAAGGGCAAGGAGTAGAAAGGCAATTAACCTATTCACCCTTTGCCTCTTTGAGAGCCTGCTTTATGTCCTGGTCCGCCTTGCGGAATATTTCCGCATTTTCTCTGCTGAGGTGCCTTCCGTAGGTTTTCAGCAGGAAGGGTATGTTTATATAGCCCGTTACCACTTTGCCATCCTTTTCGTAGAGGTATACCCTGCAGGGAGCAAGGGTTCCAAACTGGGGTATGTCCTTTAGTATTGCCTCACCATAGCTCAGGTTGCAGGCAAGGAAGATGGAGAACTTTGGGCTCTGCTGTCTGATATCCATTATGTCCAGTATGTTCATGTTAACGCCGTCAAGGGCAGTCTTGTAAAGTGTCTTGAAGGTGTCAAAGTCAATGCCCTCAATTACATCCTCATGAACCAGGTTTTCCTTCATAGCAGGCACTTGAGGAATGGTAGGCCTGTTGGTGCTTATTGAAGCAAGTGCAGAATGAAGCCTGCGGTAGAGCTGGCTTATATTTCTTCTCTCGGAAAGAGTTAGATGGTTTCTGTAGCGGGTTAAGAAGACCTGATGGTTCACAACTGTGGCTTTTACCCTACCTTTCTCCTCGTATACTGCCACACTGCAGGGGACTATGTTGCTCAGGGCTGGGGCCTTTAAAAGAATGTCCCCCATGCCCTCAAACTCACATCCAAAGACAACATAGTAGTTTCTGAAGACTTCGTTTCCCCTTGCCCTTATGGCGTCGGATATGGTGAGGGTCCTGAGCACTTTCAGACCC from the Aquificaceae bacterium genome contains:
- a CDS encoding DUF302 domain-containing protein, yielding MLRLFLLLLLPLFTFAMDPLRVMYITYNLREKDFKAGVESVRKSMEAQGLKVLRTLTISDAIRARGNEVFRNYYVVFGCEFEGMGDILLKAPALSNIVPCSVAVYEEKGRVKATVVNHQVFLTRYRNHLTLSERRNISQLYRRLHSALASISTNRPTIPQVPAMKENLVHEDVIEGIDFDTFKTLYKTALDGVNMNILDIMDIRQQSPKFSIFLACNLSYGEAILKDIPQFGTLAPCRVYLYEKDGKVVTGYINIPFLLKTYGRHLSRENAEIFRKADQDIKQALKEAKGE